CGGTGAGCACCGCGTAGGCGCTGCGCCGATCGCCGGGATCGAGTTCCCGTTCGACCAGCCCGGCGCGGGTGAGCCGGTCGACGAGCCGGGTCACGCCACTGGTGGACAGCGCGGTCTGGGTCGCGAGGTCGGACATGCGCAGTCGGCGGTCCGGCGAACGACTCAGGCGCATGAGCGCATTCAGATCCATGCCGGACAAGCCGTGCGCCCGCCAAGTCGGCTCCAGCCTGGCCACTACGCCCGCATGCGCCTCGAACAGCAGTCCCATGGTGGTGAGCCGGGGATCGTCGAACAGGTCCATACCGCCAACCTACCGGAAGTAGTTGACACAGGGATAGTTGACATGAGGAATACATGGTTGTAGAAATATGCCAACGCATTATTCCTCGCAGCAACTAATGGAGCTCTCGATGTCTGACACCACCCACTGGGTCGCCGGCTTCCGTTCCGCGGTCATCAGCCCCTACGAGCAGGTCAAGCTCGCCGAATCGCGGGCCTTCGCCGACGAGACCGTCCGGCAGGTACTGCATCTGGCCGGCGGCGGTGACCAGCTCCGGATCCGGCTGACCAATCTGTTCGGACGCGACACGCTGGTCATCGGCGCCGCCCGGGTCGCGCTGCGCAAAGCGTGCAGCGCGATCGTCACGGAAACCGATGTCGCGCTGCACTTCTCCGGGGTCGAGCGGTCGGTGATTCCGGCGGGCGGCGAACTCGTCAGCGATCCGATCGCGCTGGCCGTCGCACCGGGCGACGACCTGATGCTCAGCGTCTATCTACCCGAGCAGACCGGACTCGCGACGTTCTCGCACCAGCCCTCCGAAATCGCCTATATCGCGGCCGGAAACGTCACCGCAGCACCGGAACTCGCCGCGGCCGAGGAGTTTCCCGCCCGCTTCTACGTCTCCGGCGTGGATGTGGCCGTGGCCGCAGACATTCCGGTCGCCGTGGCATTCGGGGACTCCTGGTTCGAAGGCGTCGGCACGACCGTGAGCGCGAATCGGCGCTCGGTGGACGTGCTGAACAGCAGGCTCGACCGGGGCTGGGCGGTCAACCAGGGCATCGCCGGAAATCGTTTGCTCACCAATGAGATCGGCACGCCCGGCTTGGCGCGCTTCGACCGCGACGTACTGAGCGTTCCCGGCGCGACGGCCGTGCTGTTCAACTTCGGCATCAACGACCTGATCCTCGGCGGCATGTCCGGCGAGCCGCCCGCCACAGCCGACGAGTTGATCGCGGGCTTCACCACGCTGGCTCGCCGTGCCCGCGCGGCGGGCCTGACCGTGCACGCCGCCACCATCGGCCCGTACGCAGGCGTCGTCTACCCGGGCATGCCCGTCGCCGAGACCGTGCGAACCCGCCATGCGGTCAACGAATGGTTGCGCACCACAGACCTTTTCGACACCGTCTTCGATGTCGCCCGCGCGGTGGAGGATCCGGCCCGGCCGGACTTCATCCACGCGGACTTCGACTGCGGCGACGGAATGCACCTCAACGATGCCGGGGCGCAGGCCATGGCCGAAACCATCGACACCAGCGCCCTCTTTCGCTGAGCCGAGCACGAGAATCGTTGCGCCGCAGGCACAACGACTTCGATCACCCCTGATGCAGGTCGCCGGCCGCCTTGATCGCCAGATCCAGCGCGCCGTCGACCGCATCCTGGAAGGTCTTGTCCGCCCGCATGGCCGCCCGTCCGCCTGCGAACAGGGCACCGCACAGTCCGCCGACCAGAATCGCGGCCCGCACCTCGTCCAGTTCGTCCGCGAACGCCTCGGCCAGCGCCTGCGCCAGGCGATCTTCCACCTCGAACAGGCGCTGCAAGGTGGCGGCACGCAACGACGGGACCGACATCAACAAGCGGATCCGGGTCGCTTCGAGTTCACCCGACGGATCGCGGGGACCGCCCGCCATCTCCCGCAGCATCGCCCGCATCGCCTCGGCGAGCACCACCCCGACCTGCGCGTCCGCCGGTCGCGCCGCGATCGATGCGAGCCCGACGTCGAGCAGGCCGCCGCCCTCGGCGAAGAGCACCGCCTCCTTGGTCGGGAAATGATTGAAGAAGGTGGCGGGCGAAACATCTGCTGCCGCAGCGATTTCGGTAACCGTCGTGGCGTCGTAGCCACGCGTCTCGAACAGCCGGTACGCCGCCTCCGCGATCGCCGTCCTGGTCCGCTGCTTTTTGCGTTCGCGCAGCCCCGGTTCACCCATGCCGGAAGCTTACTATATCGACATCAAAGTTATAGTTGCTAGAATCTTAGAGAGACTCTAGCCTTATGGCATGTGCGGAATCACCGGATGGGTCTCCTTTCAGCGAGACCTGACGACAGCGAACAACTCCATCGACGCGATGACGGCCACCATGGCGTGCCGAGGACCCGACGGCTCGGGCACCTGGGTCGCACCGCACGTCGCACTCGGGCACCGACGGCTGGCCATCATCGACCTGGCCGGCGGCGCGCAGCCGATGACCATCGAAACGCCGGATGGCGTTGTCGCCATGGTCTATTCAGGAGAGGCCTACAACTTTCGCGAACTACGCGAGGAACTGCGTGCCCGCGGGCAGCGCTGCACCACCGCCTCCGACACCGAAGTCGTGTTGCGCGCATACCTGGAGTGGGGCACGGCCTTCGCCGAGCGACTCAACGGGATGTACGCCTTCGCCCTCTGGGACGCGCGGATCGAGCGGCTGGTGCTGGTGCGAGATCGCCTCGGCATCAAGCCCTTCTACTACTATCCGACCGAGGACGGTCTGCTTTTCGGCTCCGAGCCGAAGGCTATCCTCGCCAATCCCTTGTCGGACAGATCAATCGGCCTCGACGGGCTGCGCGAATTGTTCGTCGTCAGCGTGCGCCCGGAAGGATCGGCGTGGACCGGGATGCGTCAGGTGCCCCCGGGTTCGGTGGTAACCGTCGATCGAGACGGACTGCGCACCACCGCCTATTGGACACTGCGCACACTCGAGCACAGGGACGACCGCGCCTCGACCGTGCGGACGGTCCGCGACTTACTCGAGGACGTCGTTGCGCGGCAACTGATTTCGGATGTGCCGCGCTGCATGCTGCTCTCCGGCGGGCTCGACTCGTCCGCGCTGACCACCCTGGCCGCCGCCCACCTGCGCAGTACCGGCGAGCAGGTGCGCAGTTTCAGCGTCGAATTCCAGCAGCAGGATGAGGATTTCGTGCCGGACGAGTGGCGGGCGACACTCGACGCGCCCTTCGCCCGGGCTGTCGCCGAGCATTCCGGCACCCGCCACAGGGATATCCGGCTCGACAGTGCGGCCCTCGCCGACCCGGCCGTCCGCGCCGCGGTGGTCACCGCCCGTGACGTGCCGACCGGGCACGGTGATACCGACGCGTCACTTTATCTGCTGTTCAAAGCGATTCGGGAGCATTCGACCGTAGCCCTGTCCGGAGAATCCGCGGACGAGGTCTTCGCGGGCTACCGCTGGTTCCGGACCGCCGCCGAGCACGGCCTGACCACATTCCCCTGGCTCGCCGTGCTACCCCCGGAGTTCGTGCAGCGCACCAGATTGCTCGATCCCGACCTGACCGCGGCCCTGGATCTCGACACCTACCTCGCGGACAGTTTCGCGGACGCGCTCGCCGAGGTCGCGCGCCTGGACGGTGAGAGCGACCTGGAGTTCCGGATGCGCCAGGTGTCCCACCTGCACATCACTCGGCTACTGCGCACCCTGCTCGACCGCAAGGACCGGATGAGCATGGCGGTCGGCCTCGAAGTCCGGGTGCCGTACTGCGATCACCGGCTCGTCGAATACGTCTACAACGCCCCGTGGTCTTTGAAAACCTTCGACGGCCGGGAGAAGAGCCTGCTCCGCGCCGCCACCGCGGACACGCTGCCCCGCTCGGTAGTCGAACGCGTGAAAAGCCACTACCCGATCACCAAGAACCTCGACTACGTCACGGCCCTCATCAACCAATCCACCGACCTGCTCGCCACCCCCACCCACCCCGTCTTCCACCTCTACGACCACGACGCCGTCACCAAAGCCGTCGACCGCCCCGCCGCCCACCTCACCGAACCCGACCGCTTCGACCTCGAACAACTCCTGGACGTCGCGATCTGGCTGGACCACTACAACCCCCACTTCACCTAACGGGGGGTCAAGCCGCGGAGGACTATTTGGAGGCCGGCGCGGTATTCGTCGTCGGGGGTGAGGGTTTGGGCCAGGGTGGCGGTGGCGGTGAGGAGGGGGAAGGTTTCGGGGGGCAGGGCGGCCATGGTGGCGGTGCCTCGGCCGGACAGGGCGGCGTAGTGCTCGTTTTGCAAGGCGCCCAAGAGGAAGGCGACGAGGGTGCGTTGGGCTATTACGCGGTCGGGGCCGGTGAAACCGGCACGGGTGAGGACGGCCAGCATCGCTTCGATCACGCGCAGGGAAGCGGTCGATGATTGCCGGTGTCGCAGTACCAGCGGCACGGTCTCGGGGTGGTGCGCGACGGCCGCGCGAACGCGTTCGAGCAGCGTGGTGAGCGCCTCCTGCCAGGGGGCGGCGGGCGGCAACGTGGTGTCGATCGCGGCGTAGATGTGGTCGACGACCAGCACTTCGAGTGCCTCGCGGTCGGCGACGTAGCGGTAGAGCGCCATCGTGGCCACGCCGAGTTCCTTGGCGACCGCGCGCATCGTGAGCGCGGCCAAGCCGTCGCGGTCGAGCACCGCGAGGGCGGCGTTCGCGAGATCTGCGGTGGTCAGTGAGCGCGGACGGGGCATGGGTTGACAGCGTACAAGGTACGCGCATACTAGACGTAGGCGTACGAAGTACACCTACGAAAGGAAACCCATGCCCCTGCCGACCACCGTCGCCGATCGAGTGCTGACCACCGTCACCGACCGGCAGGTCTACCTACCCGATCCGAACCGCCTGATCCACTTGCAGTTTCGCCGCTTCGCCGGGTGCCCGGTCTGCCATCTGCACCTGCGCTCGATCGTCACCAGGCACGACGAGATCAC
This genomic stretch from Nocardia brasiliensis ATCC 700358 harbors:
- the asnB gene encoding asparagine synthase (glutamine-hydrolyzing); the protein is MCGITGWVSFQRDLTTANNSIDAMTATMACRGPDGSGTWVAPHVALGHRRLAIIDLAGGAQPMTIETPDGVVAMVYSGEAYNFRELREELRARGQRCTTASDTEVVLRAYLEWGTAFAERLNGMYAFALWDARIERLVLVRDRLGIKPFYYYPTEDGLLFGSEPKAILANPLSDRSIGLDGLRELFVVSVRPEGSAWTGMRQVPPGSVVTVDRDGLRTTAYWTLRTLEHRDDRASTVRTVRDLLEDVVARQLISDVPRCMLLSGGLDSSALTTLAAAHLRSTGEQVRSFSVEFQQQDEDFVPDEWRATLDAPFARAVAEHSGTRHRDIRLDSAALADPAVRAAVVTARDVPTGHGDTDASLYLLFKAIREHSTVALSGESADEVFAGYRWFRTAAEHGLTTFPWLAVLPPEFVQRTRLLDPDLTAALDLDTYLADSFADALAEVARLDGESDLEFRMRQVSHLHITRLLRTLLDRKDRMSMAVGLEVRVPYCDHRLVEYVYNAPWSLKTFDGREKSLLRAATADTLPRSVVERVKSHYPITKNLDYVTALINQSTDLLATPTHPVFHLYDHDAVTKAVDRPAAHLTEPDRFDLEQLLDVAIWLDHYNPHFT
- a CDS encoding TetR/AcrR family transcriptional regulator C-terminal domain-containing protein — protein: MPRPRSLTTADLANAALAVLDRDGLAALTMRAVAKELGVATMALYRYVADREALEVLVVDHIYAAIDTTLPPAAPWQEALTTLLERVRAAVAHHPETVPLVLRHRQSSTASLRVIEAMLAVLTRAGFTGPDRVIAQRTLVAFLLGALQNEHYAALSGRGTATMAALPPETFPLLTATATLAQTLTPDDEYRAGLQIVLRGLTPR
- a CDS encoding TetR/AcrR family transcriptional regulator, which codes for MGEPGLRERKKQRTRTAIAEAAYRLFETRGYDATTVTEIAAAADVSPATFFNHFPTKEAVLFAEGGGLLDVGLASIAARPADAQVGVVLAEAMRAMLREMAGGPRDPSGELEATRIRLLMSVPSLRAATLQRLFEVEDRLAQALAEAFADELDEVRAAILVGGLCGALFAGGRAAMRADKTFQDAVDGALDLAIKAAGDLHQG
- a CDS encoding MarR family winged helix-turn-helix transcriptional regulator; the protein is MDLFDDPRLTTMGLLFEAHAGVVARLEPTWRAHGLSGMDLNALMRLSRSPDRRLRMSDLATQTALSTSGVTRLVDRLTRAGLVERELDPGDRRSAYAVLTAAGAQRLTEVLPDYLVAVDRWLTGLLTPEQLEGFVTALRVVRDTVNPEATAGVD
- a CDS encoding GDSL-type esterase/lipase family protein, giving the protein MSDTTHWVAGFRSAVISPYEQVKLAESRAFADETVRQVLHLAGGGDQLRIRLTNLFGRDTLVIGAARVALRKACSAIVTETDVALHFSGVERSVIPAGGELVSDPIALAVAPGDDLMLSVYLPEQTGLATFSHQPSEIAYIAAGNVTAAPELAAAEEFPARFYVSGVDVAVAADIPVAVAFGDSWFEGVGTTVSANRRSVDVLNSRLDRGWAVNQGIAGNRLLTNEIGTPGLARFDRDVLSVPGATAVLFNFGINDLILGGMSGEPPATADELIAGFTTLARRARAAGLTVHAATIGPYAGVVYPGMPVAETVRTRHAVNEWLRTTDLFDTVFDVARAVEDPARPDFIHADFDCGDGMHLNDAGAQAMAETIDTSALFR